A window from Setaria italica strain Yugu1 chromosome VIII, Setaria_italica_v2.0, whole genome shotgun sequence encodes these proteins:
- the LOC101757391 gene encoding alpha carbonic anhydrase 7: MVSARAAIGLLVAASSLAVVLSDGGGGPAYGYASGSPTGPENWGKLSPAYAACGKGKQQSPIDIVTKQVVPNPNLDSLSRTYAAANATLVNDGHDITLKFEAGKVGNIAIGGKVYSFDRMHWHAPSDHTVNGQRFPLELHLVHKSADGAVAVIGILYQIGAPDSFYYQLKRQLEEMAGDRCHFGEEESHVEAGLMHLRSLQKRTGSYFRYMGSLTVPPCTENVTWNVLGKVRQISKEQLQLLKAPLPASDARPTQPLNGRTVQFYNPPNSTVSFQM, encoded by the exons ATGGTGTCTGCCCGTGCGGCCAtcggcctcctcgtcgccgcgtcCTCCCTCGCCGTCGTTCTCTCCG atggcggcggcgggccggcgtaCGGGTACGCGTCGGGGAGCCCGACGGGGCCGGAGAACTGGGGGAAGCTGAGCCCGGCGTACGCGGCGTGCGGGAAGGGGAAGCAGCAGTCCCCCATCGACATCGTGACCAAGCAGGTGGTCCCCAACCCCAACCTCGACTCCCTCTCCCGCAcctacgccgccgccaacgccacGCTCGTCAACGACGGCCACGACATCACGCTCAAGTTCGAGGCGGGCAAGGTCGGCAACATCGCCATCGGCGGCAAGGTCTACAGCTTCGACAGGATGCACTGGCACGCGCCCTCCGACCACACCGTCAACGGCCAGAGGTTCCCGCTGGAGCTCCACCTCGTCCACAAGAGTGCCGACGGCGCCGTCGCGGTCATCGGCATCCTCTACCAGATCGGCGCCCCCGACTCCTTCTACTACCAGCTGAAGAGGCAGCTGGAAGAGATGGCCGGCGACAGGTGCCACTTCGGCGAGGAGGAGTCGCACGTCGAGGCGGGGCTGATGCACCTGCGCTCGCTGCAGAAGCGCACGGGGAGCTACTTCCGGTACATGGGGTCGCTCACCGTGCCGCCGTGCACGGAGAACGTGACCTGGAACGTCCTCGGCAAGGTGAGGCAGATCAGCaaggagcagctgcagctgctcaaGGCGCCGCTGCCCGCCAGCGACGCGCGCCCAACGCAGCCGCTCAACGGCAGGACCGTCCAGTTCTACAACCCGCCCAACAGCACCGTTTCCTTCCAGATGTAA